The following is a genomic window from Sporocytophaga myxococcoides DSM 11118.
CATGGCAGCACTCCCGGCAACAGTTTCAGGAGGCGGAAAGTTCAAATCACCTGTTAAATAAGGAATTTCCAAAGGATGAGCAAAAACTTTTAAATCTGGCCATTTTTTTAGTAGATCAGGAACCCCTCCAACATGATCGAAATGCCCATGCGTAAGAAGTAAAGCCTGAGGAGGGTTGTCTTTCCCAAACAATTTGGCGGCTTCTTTAATAATTTTCTTTCCGGAACCAGTTATTCCTGCATCAATGATAGTCCATGGGTTTCCTTCCCCTGGCTCTCCGATCAAATAAAAATTAACATTAAGACTTTTGAAACCTCTCACGTCTTCAGCCAGCTCGTATCGGTTCCTCCTTCTCAACAGATCCAAAACCATTCTCGTCCTTATTTATACATAGAAAACAGTAAAGACAGGAGGTAAAGTTTATTCTATATACAGGGATATTAAAAGGAAAGGGGAACTTTAAACAATAGCTAAAGAAGAAAACTAAAAAAAATAAAACCGGAAATTCTTGATTGATTTTCCGGTTTTGAATCTTGATTAAAATTGTGGACCAACGTTGTCTGTAATATGTCCGGTTTGGTAAAGAGTAAAGGCGACTACCGTTACAATTCCAATGATGATTCCGAATACCAGGAGAAGTCTTTTATAAAACTTATTGTCTTTCTCCAGCTTGTGTTTTTTAAGGATATTTTTTACTACGTTGTCCGCTCTGTGAAAGGCACTTTCATTTTTAATAATATAATCAAAGGCTCCGTGTGTCAACGTGTCTATTGCTATTTCAATTTTGTCCTGAGCTGTAAACATTACTACTTCAGCAGAAGGAAGTCTGTTTTTGATAGCTCTAAGAATCTCCATACCATTTTTGGCATTCTTATTTTCTGTACTTAAAGTATAATCCAGGAAAATGATTTCCGGATCTTTATCCAGGTTATTCAGACAATCTTCTCCGGTATTGAAAATATCAATTCTATAGTTATGATTTTTTAATAGATAATCCTTCAGAAGTTCACACTGCATTTTATCATCATCTACGATAAAAATATTCACATCTTTCATAAAAGTAAATTTGAATAGTTTTTAATATAAAGTTTGTTTTTCTGTTTCCAGTTGTTGGTACGTTAAATACAAAATAGAATCGAATTTTGCAATTAGTTCTTGCATTATTTCCAGATCAATTTGCTCTACAGACTGATGTTCAATCTGTTGAACAATATCACTTCCTACCTTTATACCCATATATTTTACTCTTGGTTTCAGCGCATGGGCAATCAGACCAACTTCTTTCCAGTTGTTTTCAGCGGCTTTCTCTTTGAGCTTTTGCCAGTCTCCAGGAACGGAATCAAGAAACATATTGATGTATTTCAGCATCTGATCCTTATTGTTGGATGTCATGCCTCTGAGAAAACTGAGATCAGCCATGCCCTCACTCATCAGGCTGCCTGAAACTTCTTTGTTATCTTTGGTAAGTTCAATTACCTTCTCTTTATTAATTAATGTTGAAATTTTAATCAATAAAATATCTGCATCAAAAGGCTTCGAAATAAAGTCTGTCATTCCGGAATCAAAACAACTGTCTATCTCTGGTTTGGTAGCGCTTGCTGTCATCGCTATGACAGGAACATCCGAATACCCAAGAGCACTGTTCTTACGAATGTACTTCGTTGTTTCGTAACCATTCATTTCAGGCATTTGAACATCCATGAGGATTATATCATAGTGCTTGCTTTTATCTTTCAGCATTTCAATTGCAACTTTTCCGTTTGAAGCCACATCTATGGTAAGATTCTTTATCAAGGATTTCAAGGTATCAACTGCCACTACCTGATTAAACTCATTGTCTTCAACAAGGAGAATTTTTATACCATGAAGCTCCTGAACTCTTGTCTGAATTGGCTTTTCGTTTCTCTCCACTTTTTCAGTTCCGGCTTTATACCATATTCTGAAAGAAAAGGTAGTGCCTTCTCCAAGCTTGCTTTCCACAGTAATAGAGCCCCCTTGAAGTTCAACGATCTTCTTTGATATGCTAAGTCCGAGGCCAGTGCCACCAAACTTTCTTGACGTATCTCTTGCTGCCTGAGCAAAGTCTTCAAATATAGTAGCCAGCTTATTTTGCGGTATGCCGATACCGGTATCCTGAACGGAGAATTCAATTAACAAATCATTTCCTTTTTGTTCTATCAGCCTGCAGTACATATCTATGCTTCCTTTTTCTGTAAACTTGACAGAATTACCTACCAGATTTACCAATACCTGATTCAACTTGCCAGGATCACCTATTATCGTATCAGGAAGACTTTCATCTATAATTGGTGTCAGTTTAATTTCTTTCTCATCAGTCTTTATTTTAAAAGTGTTATAAAGGCCGTAAAAAATATCAGAAAGGTTAAAGTTGATTTTTTCGAATTCAATTTTCCCTGCATTGATTTTTGAAAAATCCAGAATTTCATTGATAATGACCATCAGGTTGTCAGACGACTGACGGATTGCTTTAAGATAGCTTTCTTGCTTGGGTGCGAGAGGAGTATTAAGAATCAGATTGGTCATCCCAATGATTGCATTCATTGGCGTCCTTATTTCATGACTCATATTGGCAAGAAATTGCTCTTCTCTTTTCTTCGCCTGTTCCGCTTTTACAATAAATCTGTTCAATACAATTTCTGTCCTTATCCTTTTTCCTATATCACTGTTAAGCAAGACCAGTACCCAGGCCAGAAAAGACAGAGCGATCACATTTCCGATAATAATAAATATCAATGCATATCCAGACTTTGAATCGACTTCATCCGATTGCAGATCATATTTATCTATTTCTTCTGTCTTTATCTTTACAATTAAGTTATGCAATTGAGCCAGCAAATCTCTGCTTGCTCCTGATTTAAGGACGGCTATTGCTTCTTTCTGCCCTTTCTCATTTTTCAAACGAATGGTATGCTCAGCAAGTTGAACCTTCCGGTTCATCAGATCATTCAATTCTTCAAGCCTTTTCTGATTCTTATAGTTTTCAGAAAATGATGCGATTTCTTCTGTAACAAGTAAGCGTGCCTGGTTATAAGACTCCAGATAAGTGCTGTCACCGCTTATGACATAACCTTGCTGACCGGTTTCAATGTCTCTGATGTAAAACTGAATATTTTCCAGTGACACCTGACTTTTCCGGGCTTTCACCTCATTTCTTCTTACATCACGAAAACTATGAAGGCTGTAATAGGAGAAAATTCCAGTTGCGTTAAGTACTATGAAGACAATACAGAACCCTAAACTTATATTCTTATTGAGATTCCATTTCATACAGAATGGGCAATTATTTTTATGCTAAACTTTTAAATATAATTATTTTAATCGGGTGAGCAAAAAGGGAAAGGAAGAAACTTTTCTATATAAATAGTTGATTGATAATCAACTAATGTCAAACACCTGCAAGTATAACATTTACACCATACCTATTAAACTCAAGGGATAAGTTCAACTCGTTGCCCAACTTTTAACAAATTCAAATCTGAATTATTTTTAAAATCGAAAGCAAATATATCGAAAGTAGGATTATCATTTTTATCAAGCGTCCTTGGTTGAGTCACAATTGGTTTGATTGGAAAACCTCCCAAAGTTGAATTTTCTGTCAACGAAAACTCAACTGGTCCACTCAAATATCTTGCTAAGACGAATTTATATTTCCTGTCCGAGTTGACGACATATATTATCTCAAAAAATATCTTCATAATTACCTACCAGTTAATTCTACAACTCTTCCATCCGGATCCTTTGCAATAGCAGAATATCCCCATTCATTATTGGCAGGTTCAGATATAATTTGAAAATTAGTATCTCTTAACTTCTTTATGACCTCGTCAAGATTATTTACAGAAAATCCAAGCCTGGTAGTGTTATCAGCGATCTCAATAGACTTAGGCAAAGGATAAATTTCCAGCACAAATTTTCCGATTGAACATGAAAAATGAATAGGCCCATTTCCATGTTTTTCTTCCTGAAAAAACAAGCCAAGAGTAGAATAAAAATCTATTAACAGCTGAAGCTGTCTGGTTTTCAGCACAAGTAAAGATATTTCAGGTTGCATTGATGAATTTTAAAATATAGGAATGGATAAATCGCCTTATTCATTATATATATTTTGATCAAGCGGACGATTGAACCAGCATACTATGTCTTTTTTATAAAGATGTAAAAGCATTTGTCACTTAGCTTTTTTCCATCATATGAATCAGCTGAAACATATCCTTTTTCATTTCTTTTTTGCTTTTTCATTCAAGAGTGCCTCGAGTTTTCTTAATTTCTTTTTCCAGAAAATGTCAAAGAACTCAATCCACTCCTGCACTTCAGCAAACCCCTCCTGATTAAGCACGCAATATCTTTCTCTGCCAATATCTTCAATCGAAATAAACCCGGCTGAATTCAATATTTTAATATGCTTAGATACAGCAGGCCTGCTCATCTCAAAATTTTCCGCAAGGGCATTGATAGATAAACTGTCTTTTGAAAGCAGTTGAAGTATATATCTTCTGCTGGGATCAGACAAAGCATAAAATGGATCTATGGCTTGCTGTTTCATTTCTGATTTGAATCAATTAATAATGAAAACCTTTTCATCACTTTTGCTTTCCAGCCGATATTCATAAAGAAATAAGCCAGATAATTTTTCATTCCTTTAAAACCTTTGTGCTCAAGAACCAAATCGGTTCCACCGTCTCTTGGTGTTAAGGTCCAGGTAACGACAGAGTCCAAGGTAATTTGTCCTTTGGAACCTCCCTTCCAGGAATAGGAAAGATTTGTATACGGTTTCACCTCTAATACTTCACAATATACAATTCCGTCAAATTTGACCTTTACTTTTGGTTTGGTGGTAAACTGAAACTTATGACCAACCACTGGCTTAAAGTCGTTCTCCATTAACCATTGAGCAATTAACTCCGGGTCTGTAAGGAATTTCCATACTGTTTCCGGTGAATGATTAAAAAACCACTGATGCCTGATATCTTTTTGCATAATACGTAACCAATAAGTTACACAAATATATGTAACTTATTGGTTACGTAAAACAATATGCGATCAATTTTTAAAATTATTTATTCTAACTTGGTTATTATTGAAAATCAGGAAAATGCTTTAACTCCTTTTGAGCTGAATAATCATGAGCAGGAATTACAATAAGAGATGAATCTGCCTTCATTAGTTGATGAATGTTCACAATAACGCGGTCTAAGTGATTCATATCTGCATCTACCAAAGAAGAAGGGATAAAATGCTTGCGGCTTGGTCTTTTAAAGCCTTCAATATTCCATGTAATATCTCCGGAAAAAAAATACCTCTTTCCAGACTGATTAATAAACATACCAACCGAACCTTTGGTATGCCCTCCTAACTTCACAAAAACTACGCTTCCGTCTCCGAAATAATCACAGGACTGATCAAAAGATTCATAGCTTGAATTAGTGAAACTTAGATACTTCCAGCTTACTTCATCTCCATCATATTGAGATTTTAAAAATGCTGGGGCATGAGCATCTTTTGTTCTGGCAAAAGTCAATTCTTCTTCTGTTGTATAGACATCGGCTCCAGGAAAATCTTTAATGCCACTACAATGATCCCAATGAAGATGAGACAAAACAATTGTCTTTATAACTGCAGGATCTATTCCCTCACGGATAAGCTGATACTTTACTGAGTATTCTTTATGATATTTGAACAGTTGCTTATGTAAAAATGACATTTCATCAAATTGCCCATCTATACTATCTCCAAGACCTGTATCAAATAAAAAATCACCGTTAGGATGTTTTACCCAGACTGCAACATGAGAGATTTCACACTTTCTGAAGATATTTCCTCCGGCATAAACAAACGCCTCCTGTGTCTTAGCTCGGCCTGTTTGTATCACCGAAAATTTAACCAAGCCGTTTTCTTCTTTTATACTTTGTTGGACTCTTGTAATTTCCGGGTACTTTGATGTATTAATCCTTCCGTTGCAAGTTGTCATTAAAAATGAAACCATCATATATAACAACACAATCCTTATTGATTTATCTACGTTCATTTTCTTTTTTTGTCCAAACAAACTAAAACTCACATTTAGGTCCATTGACAAATGTTAAGAAAGCGATAGTTTCTTCCTTATTCTGCTTAAGGATTCCGGCTCTATACCCAGATAACTTGCAATTTGATTTTGAGCTACTCTACAAACTATTTTTTTATCATACTTCTCAATAAAATCAAGATAGCGTTCTTTTGCTGTTTTTGACTGCATCAGAATGGTTCTTTCTAAAACACACAAATAGGATTGTTCTGCATAAATTCTGAACAGTCTTTCAATTTTAGGATATGCTTGTGAAAGCTCAGTCACCTTGTGAGCAGTCATAGAATAAAGTACACTGTCTTCCAGCACCTGGAGATACTCAAAGGAAGGCTTTTGACTTATAAAACTTGAATAGGCAGTTACAAACTGATTGTCACAGGCAAAATATGTACTGATTTCTTTTCCTTTCTTTAAGAAATAAGTTCTTAATATTCCTTGCTGCACGAAATATATCTTTGAAGCTATGGAGCCCTCATTTACTAATACTGTATTTTCTTTATGACTTTCAACTTTCAATGCATTTTCAAAGGCACTCCACTCCTCAGCATTTAATTGAAGAAAACTACTTAACGTATTTTTTAAAATATCCATTTCTATTTAACTGCAATCTTATATCGTTAAAGATAGTAAATCCTACATTGTATTCAATCAGAAACGAATAGCGCTGAGATAAGTCCATAATATGAACAGTAGCTGAAGTGGAAGCCTGAACCATAAATAAGTTATGCCAGGGCCTTCCAATGTCCCTTTTTGATAATCTACATGCTTAATAGCAGCATAAATATTCGCAGGAAGCAATAAAAGAAAAAATACTATCAGCAACCATCCGGTTATATGCTTTAAACTCGGAATCAGTAATCCTATAGCCGCAGCAATCTCAATCAATCCTGTAAGGTAAATTGTTTCCGTTTTAAAGGGAACAAAATCCGGAAGCATCATAGACATCCCCTTAGTAAAGGCAAAGTGTCCAATGGCTGTAAAGGACAACATTGCAGCCATAGCTATTCTTCCCGCTAGCGGAATATCTGTAACTCCGTTAATCAGTTTTATTGCGGCAATGGATATTACAAAGACAGCAAACAATACAATAAGAGGTTTCATAGAATCTTTTTTTTGTAAAGGTCAAAAGATTTTGTTTTCAGGGCAATGAACCTGGGTTAAGAAATGCGTTTTCTAATTCTGCTGAGTGCCTGAGGGGTGATACCAATATAGGATGCAATGTATTTTAATGGAATCAGTTTGATTAAATGAGGCTGTTCTGTAAACAATTTCAAATATCGTTCTTCAGGAGAATCGTTAAAAAAAGAAAGTTCTCTTTTGGCCTTTTTCTGGAATAAATCTTCACTCGCTAACCTTCCGATTTTATTTCCGACTTCCGTCTCTGAATATATGGTCTGGAGATCCTGATAAGTCAAGCGCCAAAGGATTGTTTCGGTTATTGTTTCTACCCTATATGAAGATGGAATTCGGGACAAGAATGAATCGTAGGCACTCACAAAACTATTATCAAAGGAAAATGAAAAGGTCAAATCTTTATCTTCTTTTGGAATATAAAATCTGATGATTCCTTTTTCAACAAACGACAAATAGTTTTCTGTCTGCCCAGTCTCTAATAGCACAGTTTTTGATGGAAACTCCTGTTGCGACAGTTTGGAGGAAAATTTCTCCCATTCCTTGTCACTAAGCGCTACGGTCTTTTCAAACAGATTTCTGATAAGGTCCATTGGATTAGTTAGTTTCTAGTTCCCTTGTCAAGACTATCATATGCTTCGCTTGTATACCATTTTCATAAATCGGTTCGGAATAGTTTTCTGTAAAAAAATTCTTTCTTATTTCTGTTATTTCAAAACCAAGTTTCTGATACAAATAAAGTTGTCCGACGCTTGAATTTGCAGTGCCGATACAAATGCTTTTTTGATTATTAAGAGAAGCTGCTTTGATCACATTTTTGATAAGATAACTACCAATTCCTTGTCCTTGAAATTCTGGTTTTACAGCTATGTTTTTGATTTCAACCGCTTCATTAGTCAATGGAAACAATACTATAATTCCAAGCGTTTCTTCATTCTGCATTGCAATAAATATGTCGGATAGCTTTACATATTCGTCAACCAAGTCTTTTGACGGATCGGCTAACAATAATAGTTCGTATGGAATTGGATCGTTTTTGCCAAGACTTTTGAATATTATGTTTGTGCCCTTAACTGCCCGTTCTTTGTTTTTGTATTTTTCATCCATAGCTTCAATATTAAAAACTCTGGGGATAAAAATCTAATATTATGATTAAACCCAAAGTAAGTAAAACCGTCAATACTATTCTTGTATAAGGTTTGCGTACGTTGAAGTATTCATCTCTCGCGGCCAGATAGAATATCCAAAAAAATAATAAGATTATGGGTATTGAATAGAATAAAAATATGAGAGCCAGATGAGGAGAATATCACAATCAATCCAGTTATCTGAGTACCATCTGGTCCAAATCATAGGTTTAAGGTTATTCTTATCGATATAATTATCCCATTGAGATTGATCATTAAAGCGGAGTATTTGACCTGATCGTTTATTATAGGATTTAGTTGATAAAGTATTGAAAGAGCCTTCTTACTTTTTTAATCTCCTTAAGGCAACCAACCTTTTTTTCTAAATGCTACTATTCGCTTCAAAACAAAGCGGTAATACCTTTATCAGATATTACCGCTTTGTTTTATTGTAATTTGTATCTCTTCTACATTATCTTGAAGTGCGGGTTTTCTTCATATCTTCTATAGTATTCATATACGTCTGAAGATCCCGTTTCAGCTTTCTTTCCTTTTCGATAGCATTCTTTTTATATTCTTCAAAGTTGTTAAACAACTCATCATATTCACCTATTTTCTGAACAGTAACCTTATTGGAATTATGAAACTGAAAATATAAAAATGCACAGCCGCCGCAAGCTATCGCAAACAGACACCAAAGAATCGTCGCATAAGTATACTTATTGATTGTCATTCCTAAAAATGAAATCCCGTCTTTCGCGGCAATTGCAATATCCAGGTTGGATTTTAACTCTGCTGTTTCCTTTTGAAGCTGAGATATTTCGTTACTTTGATTCAAAACCAGTGATTTTTCACTTGCAAGGTCCGACTTTGATTTAGCAAGAGAATCAGAGATAACCTTCCACAAATCATTCAGCTCTGTTTTTTTAATAACTTTATAATTCTGATAATTTTCAGCTTCCTGTACTACTTTTTCCCACTTTTGACCAAGACTTTGTCCTGACACAGAATGAGTTAAAATAATCATCAATGCGTATAACACATACTTTTTCATACCTTTCACAAAATTTAAGTCGGAAAATAAATAGAATTTAACAATTTAAGAAAGAAGTAATACAATTTTTTCTTACAATAGTGATACCAGATGCGGAAATTATAAAATAAACGTAAAATCTCCTGAATTATGCAAACTTAGCTTGAATTTTACTGAAAAGCTGAAATATTCTAATAAAAATTCAATTTCATACAGAAGAATCTGCCATTCAACTAAAACATGTCCGGATTCGTAGAGAAGATTAATTAAAAATTCAACTCTAAAATTGATACATCGATGAAAAAAATCATTTTGGCTTTATTTCTTCTGATTTCGGGATATTCTTATGGCCAACAGGCAAAAAGTCAGATGTTAACGCCTGAGCAAAAGGCTGACGAAACCGTAACAAAACTGAAAACTGAAATTACCCTGACAGATGAGCAAGCTACAAAAGTAAAGACTATTACAGTAGACAGGGTGAATAAAATTACTGCCAATCATAAAAAATACGGATCGGATAGAGTAAGAATTCAGGCCGCAAATAAAATGGTTATGGATGAATGGGAAGGACAGTTAAAAACAATCGTTACTCCTGAACAATATGAAAAATATCTTTCTACCAAATAAATATTAAAATCATGTGGCACGCTTGAATATTGAGCTTCGCCACATGATTTGTCATTCTTTACTTACTTTCAGTTGCCTGCAAAACTTTTAGCTTTTGTATTTCTACTAAAATTGCTTTCCCTACTTCTGTTGCTGAGGCAGGATTTTGCCCTGTCACTACCCTCTGATCCGAAACTACATGTATTTGCCAAAGGCCTGACTTTTCAAACTTTGCTCCTCTTTCTTTTAATTTTTGTTCAAGAAGAAACGGAACTACTTCACTTAATCCAACAGCATTTTCTTCCTCATTGGTAAATGCATTTATCTTCTTGCCATCTACAAGGTATTTCCCATTACTAAGTTTAATATTAACCAAACCTGCTGGACCATGGCAAACAGCACTTACCACACCATTCTGCTCATAAATATTAGCAGCAATTTTAGCCAGCTCAGTATTATCTGCAAAATCCCACATTGTACCATGGCCTCCGGCATAAAATATAGCGAGGTATTTCTCCGGATCCACTTCTGAGGGCTTCATTGTATGTTCTAGCTTATACTTGTACTCTGTATTTTCCCAGAATTTTTTATTGATCGGATCTTCAAGATCAAAGCCATCTACAGGAGGCTTTCCTCCTTTTGGACTTACAAAATCAATTTCATAACCGGCATCATGCAATATTTCCCAAGGGTGTGCGACTTCACTAAGATAGAACCCTGTAGGTTTGCCTGTATTTCCTTTTTTGTCATGGCTTGTTACCACAAATAGAATTTTTGTCTTCATTTTTCCAGAATTGTTAAGTTGAGCTTTTGTTTGATGATTAGAAAAAATAAGGAGGATCATTAAAACTCCTGCTATAATTCCATGTGCTTTGTTATTCATTTTCGTTCTGTTTAATCTATACAAACAAAACTGAGGAATTTAAATACTATCAGAAAGGACAAAAATCACTGAAAAAGTGTGACATAGATCACATCATGAAGAAAGACGGCTCAACGTTTCCCTGGAGACACCCAGGTAAGAAGCTATAAGGATTTTAGGAAGTCGTTTAATAAGGGAAGGATACAAATCCACAAACTGGTCGTAACGTTCTTTAGCGTTACTATTGAGCAAAGACAGAATTCTTCTCTGCAAAGCAATATACCCCATGTTGGATTTCTTCCTAAAAAAATGCTCAACCTTGTGCATCTCTGCACATATTTTATCTCTGTTTTGTAAAGAAAGAGAAAGTACTTCTATATCTTCAATACAATCAATATTAAGTGTAGCCTTGGACTGACTGAAATAAGCCTGATAATCTGTAATCCACCAGTCTTCCATAGCAAACTGCATGATAGACTCCCGGCCTTCATTGTCAGTATGATAAGCTTTCAAAAGACCTTTTATCACAAAATAATCATTGTTAACAAGGTCTCCCTCCTGGACAAGGAACTGATGCTTTTTAAGTTTTTTTACCGAAAAATGAGAACATATATATTCAAACTCAGAGTCTGTCAGAGATATAATTTTCTCAAAATGTTGTCTTAATTCCTTATACATCTTGCTGCAATATATAGCTTTGTAATTCGTGATATTTCAGAATTATGAAATTAGATAAATATTTACAAGGCTTAAATTTGTGATAATCATTCTAATAAGCATTTATATTTTTACTTCCTGATAAAAAAGTAATTTTTTTCATCAATTTCCGTACTTTAATAAGAGAAAATTTTTAATACTGAAATGGAAGAGAAAGCATTAAAATTTATGAAGATGGCCATTGAGCTTTCTCATTTGGGACACAGAAATAACAAAGGTGGTCCGTTTGGTGCTATTGTAGTCAAAGGTGATGAAGTAGTTGGTAGAGGTTATAATCAGGTTACATCAACAAATGATCCTACAGCACATGCAGAGATAGTTGCCATCAGAGATGCCTGCAAGAATCTGAATAATTTTCAACTTACAGGGTGCGAGATATATACCAGCTGTGAACCTTGCCCGATGTGTCTTGGGGCTATATATTGGGCCAGGCCGGATAAAATATACTTTGGAAATTCACGTGAAGATGCGGCTGCAATTGGTTTTGACGATTCAATGATTTATGATGAGATGAAAAAATTAATAGTGGAAAGAAAAATCCCCATTATGCAGATCGGACAGGAACACGCCATCAAAGTATTTCATGAATGGAAAGCAAAAGGAGATAAAACTGAATATTAGTTATAATAAACCTCATCCCTAGAATATTATGTAGAGATGCCATGCATGGCGTCTCTAAACTTTAATAAAAAACAGCAATAGGAAAAACAGTGCATACAATATTGGTTCTCGTTCATTGTATCCTGGTAAATTGAAGTGAAATGCCAGTGGCTAAAGAGATGCCATGTATGGCGTCTCTACTTGAGCTCAGGCAATGAAATTCCCTTAATCTTACGGTATAGATCCACAGCATAGATATCCGTCATACCTGATACAAAATCCACGACTGACTGTAATCTGAAATAAAGATTATCATCATCCCCCTTATACTTAAACTGTTCAGGAAGCAGACGCATCAGTTTAGGCGATGTAGCCTTATCAGGTTGAGTAATGGCAGGTACAAATTCTTCAAGTATTCCTCCTAGTATCTTATAACCGGCAAGCTCTATCTCTATTGCTGAACGGTAATTGTAAATTTCTTCATTGGAGATTTGTTTCAGTTCCTGAAATGGCTTACTGATATGTCCTCCAAGATCATCAGTAAGACTCTTTTCATATTTTCCGGAAAGAATGGCGTCCCTGTTTTCCCAGAATATATCAGAACATCTTTCAATCAGAATGGAAATAATTTTAGCTCTTAGGAATGCTATCTTCTGTTTGTCATCTACAATAGCATCAACAACCGATTTGATTTTGCTTCTGCTATCCCTCTCTGCATTTTCCTGAAAGAATTCCAGAAGCACTTCAATTGCTTTTTTCAGGGTAATGATCTTTAACCTGTAAGCATCTTCCCAATCTATCAATTGATAGCAGATATCATCCGCTGCCTCTACCAGAAAGACGAATGGGTGGCGGGCATAGATCAATTCACTCCCACTTGAATTTGAGATAAGCCCAAACTCATTGGCTATCTTTAAAAATGTTTCTCTTTCAGAATCAAAGAACCCATATTTCTTGCGGCTTAAAACCTGTTTGCTCATGCCCGCCCCTGACTCACATGGATATTTGATCATAGAAGCAAGCGTGGTATAAGTCAGCCTCATACCACCTGGGGTATTTTCGTTGAAGTGATGCGTCAATAGTCTGAGACCATTGGCATTACCTTCAAAATTGGTGAGATCCTTATATTTATTGTGCGTGAGGTTTTCCCGGATAAAAGATTTTTCTTTATCAGGCAGATTCAGAAAATAGGCTGAGATAGCTTTTTCTCCTGAATGCCCAAATGGCGGATTTCCTATATCATGGGCCAGACAAGCAGCTGAGATAACGGAACCTAGCTCATAGTTATAAAACCTCTGGAAGGATTGGTTATTAGGTTCATGATTTTCAGCAATTCTCTGTCCTATAATACTTCCTAATGACCTGCCCACACAAGCCACTTCAAGACTGTGAGTTAATCTGTTATGCACAAAAATACTTCCCGGCAAAGGAAATACCTGAGTCTT
Proteins encoded in this region:
- a CDS encoding Crp/Fnr family transcriptional regulator codes for the protein MDLIRNLFEKTVALSDKEWEKFSSKLSQQEFPSKTVLLETGQTENYLSFVEKGIIRFYIPKEDKDLTFSFSFDNSFVSAYDSFLSRIPSSYRVETITETILWRLTYQDLQTIYSETEVGNKIGRLASEDLFQKKAKRELSFFNDSPEERYLKLFTEQPHLIKLIPLKYIASYIGITPQALSRIRKRIS
- a CDS encoding GNAT family N-acetyltransferase, which encodes MDEKYKNKERAVKGTNIIFKSLGKNDPIPYELLLLADPSKDLVDEYVKLSDIFIAMQNEETLGIIVLFPLTNEAVEIKNIAVKPEFQGQGIGSYLIKNVIKAASLNNQKSICIGTANSSVGQLYLYQKLGFEITEIRKNFFTENYSEPIYENGIQAKHMIVLTRELETN
- a CDS encoding type 1 glutamine amidotransferase domain-containing protein encodes the protein MNNKAHGIIAGVLMILLIFSNHQTKAQLNNSGKMKTKILFVVTSHDKKGNTGKPTGFYLSEVAHPWEILHDAGYEIDFVSPKGGKPPVDGFDLEDPINKKFWENTEYKYKLEHTMKPSEVDPEKYLAIFYAGGHGTMWDFADNTELAKIAANIYEQNGVVSAVCHGPAGLVNIKLSNGKYLVDGKKINAFTNEEENAVGLSEVVPFLLEQKLKERGAKFEKSGLWQIHVVSDQRVVTGQNPASATEVGKAILVEIQKLKVLQATESK
- a CDS encoding Crp/Fnr family transcriptional regulator, yielding MYKELRQHFEKIISLTDSEFEYICSHFSVKKLKKHQFLVQEGDLVNNDYFVIKGLLKAYHTDNEGRESIMQFAMEDWWITDYQAYFSQSKATLNIDCIEDIEVLSLSLQNRDKICAEMHKVEHFFRKKSNMGYIALQRRILSLLNSNAKERYDQFVDLYPSLIKRLPKILIASYLGVSRETLSRLSS
- a CDS encoding nucleoside deaminase; protein product: MEEKALKFMKMAIELSHLGHRNNKGGPFGAIVVKGDEVVGRGYNQVTSTNDPTAHAEIVAIRDACKNLNNFQLTGCEIYTSCEPCPMCLGAIYWARPDKIYFGNSREDAAAIGFDDSMIYDEMKKLIVERKIPIMQIGQEHAIKVFHEWKAKGDKTEY
- a CDS encoding deoxyguanosinetriphosphate triphosphohydrolase; translation: MLDWKTLYSPKRLGQEHKYTEGQDSVRNPYQIDYDRLIFSSPFRRLQNKTQVFPLPGSIFVHNRLTHSLEVACVGRSLGSIIGQRIAENHEPNNQSFQRFYNYELGSVISAACLAHDIGNPPFGHSGEKAISAYFLNLPDKEKSFIRENLTHNKYKDLTNFEGNANGLRLLTHHFNENTPGGMRLTYTTLASMIKYPCESGAGMSKQVLSRKKYGFFDSERETFLKIANEFGLISNSSGSELIYARHPFVFLVEAADDICYQLIDWEDAYRLKIITLKKAIEVLLEFFQENAERDSRSKIKSVVDAIVDDKQKIAFLRAKIISILIERCSDIFWENRDAILSGKYEKSLTDDLGGHISKPFQELKQISNEEIYNYRSAIEIELAGYKILGGILEEFVPAITQPDKATSPKLMRLLPEQFKYKGDDDNLYFRLQSVVDFVSGMTDIYAVDLYRKIKGISLPELK